Part of the Nitrospira sp. genome is shown below.
AGATGTCGTCCTTGATTCCGCCATCGTTATTGCACACCATGGAATAGTGCGCCTGACCGACCGCCAGCTTCGCCACATCATTCGTCGTGACCGCTTGGAGAAACGCCAGTGCGCCGACTCCCGATACCATCAGCCGGCCCATATGGCTCACGTCAAAGAGTCCGGCCTTGCTGCGGACGGTATAGTACTCGCCCAGTACGCCCGAATACTGGATGGGCATCTCCCAGCCGGCAAAATCGACCAATTTAGCCCCGGCAGCGCGATGTTGCGCAATGAGTGGCGTCTGTTTCATCGGTTTGACCGGTTACTGCACTCCAAGTAATTCAACATCGAACACGAGCGTGGCATGAGGAGGAATGAGCCCACCGGCTCCACGCGCCCCGTAGCCGAGGTTCGAGGGGATCGTCAGCTTGCGCTTCCCGCCGATTTTCATCCCTTGCACACCCTCATCCCAACCCTTGATCACCTGGCCCACACCGAGCCGGAACGAGAAGGGCTGTCCACGGTCCACGGAACTATCGAACTTCTTTCCATTCGTGAGCCAGCCGGTGTAATGAACGGAGACCGTCTGTCCCGCCTTCGCAGTGTCACCGGTTCCCATAACTTGATCGATGTACTGCAAGCCGGATGACGTCGTAATTTCTTTCCCTTCCGATGCCGATGATTCGCTCCCGCTCATGCTGCCTCCTACTCCCATAGATGGACTACACGTCACGATGATTGCGCCGAACACGATGGCTCGAAATAGTTTATTCATTGCGCCCCTGCCTTGGATGCCGGTTGGGCAAACAGCGCCATGCTGGCGGTGTACCCGTGAAGAAAGTTGCGCCCGCCGACCGGGCCGATCTCGCCTTGAGCAAAGAACCCGGCAACCGGAATCTGCCCCAATCGCTCCGTCAGCACGCCCGAATCATGATGCGGACGCCCGAACAGCCCCTGACCACGCCCGCAGCAGCTAAACACGAGGGCCCCGAGCGGTGCGTTCGGATGCCGCGCGCGATCGGCCGCGAGTAGCAAATGGAGATCTTCGCTCGCCGACTTGGCATCGCGAAGGTGAAACTGGACCGTCTGTCCTTCCTGCACCACATCGCCGATGGCCACCGCACCGGTCGTTTGGTCGGCGCCCACCAAATTGCGGATGAGAAAGTCGCCCCGTTCAAACCGATTGCGATGCTCGTCGATCACGATGCCGACGTGGAGTGCCCGATGCGCCCGGCGACGATCGTCGCCTCCGAGAGACTCGAAGACCGTTTGAAGCCGCGTCAAGGCCGGCGTGCCGCCCATCTCGTGCACGAGATTGTGCTCCGCCTTCGTCACGACGTAGCGCTCACCGATCGGACGGCACCCTTGTGAAATGACCGGGCGTACCGCAATCGGGCCGCTGATCCGAACCCCGACCAACCCGCTCTCAAAGGTTTGCCGTCCGAGAAACAGCCGATTCTCACCGGCATCTTGCCCGCCTCCGGCCAATCCTCCGATCGCCGCTGTGCCCGGATAGCGCTCTTCCAAGAG
Proteins encoded:
- a CDS encoding FKBP-type peptidyl-prolyl cis-trans isomerase; the encoded protein is MSGSESSASEGKEITTSSGLQYIDQVMGTGDTAKAGQTVSVHYTGWLTNGKKFDSSVDRGQPFSFRLGVGQVIKGWDEGVQGMKIGGKRKLTIPSNLGYGARGAGGLIPPHATLVFDVELLGVQ
- a CDS encoding FIST N-terminal domain-containing protein, whose amino-acid sequence is MPSLSPTSPIQAATFHFVSAVSRNPDTEAAARDLVDEVRAKLGGVTPDLAFVFFSSHHVSRAELLAETMTDVLGARVSLGCSGEGVIAGAEELETSPAVTLWTACLPGVSLTPVRLSFSQTQDQFSLPGWPEPDGQEGTFLLLADPFSTPMQDVLSLLEERYPGTAAIGGLAGGGQDAGENRLFLGRQTFESGLVGVRISGPIAVRPVISQGCRPIGERYVVTKAEHNLVHEMGGTPALTRLQTVFESLGGDDRRRAHRALHVGIVIDEHRNRFERGDFLIRNLVGADQTTGAVAIGDVVQEGQTVQFHLRDAKSASEDLHLLLAADRARHPNAPLGALVFSCCGRGQGLFGRPHHDSGVLTERLGQIPVAGFFAQGEIGPVGGRNFLHGYTASMALFAQPASKAGAQ